In Nitrospira sp., a single genomic region encodes these proteins:
- the dnaK gene encoding molecular chaperone DnaK translates to MARIVGIDLGTTNSLIAYMKDGRPCVIAGRNDRTMVPSVVALTDNGLIVGDAAKEYLTRSAERTVYSVKRFMGKGLADVQEELAYFPYQVSEQGGVIRIKMGGKTYSPPQISAMVLKELKARAEAHLGESITKAVITVPAYFNDSQRQATKDAGMIAGLEVLRIINEPTAASLAYGLQEKTQGTIAVYDLGGGTFDISILKLKNGIFEVLATNGDTHLGGDDLDRLIVDAFVADIQRTYGIDLGAYPDHLQAARLEAERAKIKLSDVMITSVSLELPDGKGLYTRELTRDQLESLTMRIVDRTLAPCRMALKDAGLSPKGIDEVVLVGGATRMPLVRRQVEALFGKQPHCDLNPDEVVALGAAVQADILGGGTTDMLLLDVTPLSLGIETMGGVMSSLIRRNTTIPASAKEMFTTYVDGQTGVDIHILQGERELVKDNRSLARFRLKVPPLPAGVPRIEVTFLIDANGILNVAAKDMRTEQSQSIEVKPSYGLSDQEVEQMIEDSFKFAMEDVNARKLIEARLDAGALITATEKSLEDSAGLISQEEAAAVRVAVSNLSLAKDGADPRAVRGKMTELEQAAKNLTVALLNDSLKRGLQGKKITEVT, encoded by the coding sequence ATGGCGCGAATCGTCGGCATAGACCTCGGAACGACCAACTCGCTGATTGCCTACATGAAGGACGGGCGGCCCTGCGTCATTGCCGGCCGCAACGACCGCACGATGGTTCCTTCCGTCGTCGCGCTCACCGATAACGGCCTCATCGTCGGCGATGCCGCGAAGGAATATTTGACGCGCAGCGCGGAACGAACGGTCTATTCCGTGAAGCGCTTCATGGGCAAGGGACTGGCGGATGTGCAGGAGGAGTTGGCCTATTTCCCCTATCAGGTGAGCGAGCAAGGCGGCGTCATTCGCATCAAAATGGGCGGGAAGACCTATTCGCCTCCACAAATTTCGGCGATGGTGCTCAAGGAGCTGAAGGCGCGGGCCGAGGCGCATCTCGGCGAGAGCATCACCAAGGCCGTCATCACGGTTCCGGCCTATTTCAACGACAGTCAGCGACAGGCCACAAAGGATGCCGGCATGATCGCCGGCCTGGAGGTGCTTCGGATCATCAATGAGCCGACGGCCGCCTCACTGGCCTACGGGCTGCAAGAGAAAACCCAAGGCACCATCGCCGTCTACGACCTCGGGGGCGGCACCTTCGACATTTCGATCCTCAAGCTGAAGAACGGGATCTTCGAGGTGTTGGCCACCAATGGCGACACGCATTTGGGAGGCGACGATCTCGACCGCCTGATCGTCGATGCTTTTGTCGCGGACATCCAGAGGACCTACGGCATCGACCTGGGAGCCTATCCGGACCATCTCCAGGCCGCTCGTCTCGAGGCAGAACGGGCCAAGATCAAGCTGTCGGATGTGATGATCACCTCCGTTTCCCTCGAACTGCCGGACGGCAAGGGCCTATACACGAGGGAGCTGACCCGCGATCAGTTGGAATCCCTCACGATGCGCATTGTCGATCGCACCCTGGCCCCCTGTCGTATGGCCCTGAAGGACGCCGGTCTGTCACCGAAGGGGATCGACGAGGTCGTCCTGGTCGGCGGAGCCACCCGCATGCCGCTGGTCCGCCGGCAGGTCGAGGCCTTGTTCGGCAAACAACCCCACTGTGATCTGAATCCGGACGAGGTCGTCGCGCTCGGCGCTGCCGTGCAGGCGGACATTCTGGGCGGCGGGACCACGGACATGCTGCTGTTGGACGTGACCCCCCTCTCGCTGGGCATCGAAACGATGGGCGGGGTCATGAGCAGTTTGATCAGACGCAACACCACGATCCCGGCCAGCGCCAAGGAAATGTTCACGACCTATGTCGACGGGCAAACGGGGGTGGACATACACATCCTGCAAGGGGAGCGCGAGCTCGTCAAAGACAATCGCAGCCTCGCGAGGTTTCGCCTCAAAGTTCCGCCGCTACCGGCCGGAGTGCCGCGCATCGAAGTCACATTTCTGATCGACGCCAACGGCATTCTGAATGTGGCGGCCAAAGACATGCGGACGGAGCAGAGCCAGTCGATCGAGGTCAAGCCTTCGTACGGTCTGTCCGACCAAGAAGTCGAACAAATGATCGAAGACTCGTTCAAGTTTGCGATGGAGGACGTCAACGCCCGCAAACTGATCGAAGCCCGGTTGGACGCCGGCGCGCTGATCACCGCCACGGAAAAGTCGTTGGAAGACTCGGCCGGCCTGATTTCCCAGGAAGAAGCGGCTGCGGTACGGGTCGCAGTCTCGAACCTGTCTCTTGCCAAAGATGGTGCCGATCCCCGAGCCGTCAGAGGAAAAATGACGGAACTCGAACAGGCGGCGAAAAATCTGACCGTTGCACTGCTGAACGATTCGTTGAAACGCGGCTTACAGGGCAAGAAAATCACCGAGGTGACGTGA
- the iscU gene encoding Fe-S cluster assembly scaffold IscU, with the protein MAYSDKVVDHFNNPRNMGSFKKEEDGVGTGMVGAPECGDVMKLQIKVQNDTIVDAKFKTFGCGSAIASSSLATEWLKGKTLEEAQKIKNTDIVQELNLPPVKIHCSVLAEDAIKAALADYQKKSETK; encoded by the coding sequence ATGGCGTACAGCGATAAAGTAGTAGATCACTTCAATAATCCACGGAACATGGGGAGTTTCAAGAAGGAGGAGGACGGCGTCGGTACCGGAATGGTGGGAGCGCCGGAGTGCGGCGACGTCATGAAACTCCAGATCAAGGTGCAGAACGATACGATCGTCGACGCCAAGTTCAAGACGTTCGGCTGCGGCTCTGCCATTGCCAGCTCTAGCCTGGCGACGGAATGGCTGAAGGGAAAGACGCTCGAAGAAGCGCAAAAGATCAAGAACACCGACATCGTGCAGGAACTCAATCTTCCGCCCGTCAAGATCCATTGTTCCGTCCTGGCGGAGGACGCGATCAAAGCGGCCTTGGCCGACTATCAAAAAAAGTCGGAGACTAAGTAA
- the iscX gene encoding Fe-S cluster assembly protein IscX, which yields MDLKWQDAEEIAIRLVEEHPETDPLTVRFTDMHAWIVALPDFKDDPKRRDGIESILEAIQMAWHEEFKDSQG from the coding sequence ATGGATTTGAAGTGGCAGGATGCGGAGGAGATCGCGATTCGGCTGGTGGAAGAACATCCTGAGACGGATCCTCTCACCGTCCGCTTCACCGACATGCATGCCTGGATCGTCGCCCTGCCGGACTTCAAGGACGATCCGAAGCGGCGTGATGGGATAGAATCAATTCTGGAAGCGATTCAAATGGCCTGGCATGAAGAGTTCAAAGATTCACAGGGCTGA
- a CDS encoding IscS subfamily cysteine desulfurase, translating into MMKLPIFLDNHSTTPMDPRVLESMLPYFTEKFGNAASRNHAFGWEAEEAVDKARKQIAKLIRADAKEIVFTSGATESDNLAIKGVLEMYKEKGTHIITALTEHRAVLDTAKALEAKGLATVTLLPVDKQGMVNPEDVRNAITDKTILISVMLANNEIGTINPIKQIGKIAKEKGVLFHCDATQGVGKIPVDVQDMGIDLMSFSAHKIYGPKGVGALYVRKKNPRVRIAAQMDGGGHERGMRSGTLAVPLIVGFGKACEICEQEMAAETERLTKMRDRLQSAIMGALEETYLNGHPTNRLPGNLNISFAYVEGESLLMGMKDIALSSGSACTSATLEPSYVLRALGVGTELAHSSIRFGLGRFNTEEEIDYTVKKVIEVVTKLREMSPLYEMAKDGVDLKTVQWAAH; encoded by the coding sequence ATGATGAAGCTTCCGATTTTCCTCGATAACCACAGCACCACCCCCATGGATCCGCGCGTGCTGGAATCCATGCTCCCATACTTCACCGAAAAGTTCGGCAATGCCGCCAGCCGCAACCATGCTTTCGGATGGGAGGCCGAAGAAGCAGTCGACAAGGCCCGGAAGCAGATCGCCAAGCTGATCAGGGCCGACGCGAAAGAGATCGTCTTCACCAGCGGCGCCACCGAATCCGATAATTTGGCGATCAAAGGCGTGCTCGAGATGTACAAGGAGAAGGGCACGCACATCATCACCGCCTTGACCGAGCACCGTGCCGTGCTCGATACGGCGAAGGCGCTGGAGGCAAAGGGCCTGGCCACCGTGACGCTGTTGCCGGTCGACAAGCAGGGCATGGTCAATCCCGAGGACGTGCGCAACGCCATCACCGACAAAACCATTCTGATCTCCGTGATGCTGGCCAACAATGAAATCGGAACGATCAACCCGATCAAGCAGATCGGGAAGATCGCCAAAGAAAAAGGCGTCCTTTTCCACTGTGACGCCACGCAAGGCGTCGGCAAGATCCCAGTGGACGTACAGGACATGGGCATCGATCTCATGTCCTTTTCGGCCCACAAGATTTACGGCCCCAAAGGCGTGGGGGCCCTCTACGTGCGCAAGAAAAACCCCCGGGTCAGGATTGCCGCCCAAATGGACGGCGGCGGGCACGAGCGGGGTATGCGCTCAGGAACGCTGGCTGTCCCGTTGATCGTCGGATTCGGCAAGGCTTGCGAGATTTGCGAACAGGAGATGGCGGCCGAAACCGAGCGGTTGACCAAGATGCGGGATCGGCTCCAGAGCGCCATCATGGGAGCCCTCGAAGAAACCTATCTCAACGGTCACCCGACCAATCGACTGCCGGGGAACTTGAACATTTCTTTCGCCTACGTCGAAGGTGAATCGTTGTTGATGGGCATGAAAGATATCGCGCTCTCGTCCGGCTCCGCCTGCACGTCGGCGACCCTGGAGCCGTCCTATGTGTTGCGGGCGCTGGGCGTCGGAACGGAACTGGCCCACTCTTCGATCCGATTCGGCCTAGGTCGGTTCAACACCGAAGAGGAGATTGACTATACGGTCAAGAAGGTTATTGAGGTAGTGACCAAGCTTCGAGAGATGTCACCACTCTATGAAATGGCCAAAGACGGCGTCGACCTGAAAACGGTTCAATGGGCGGCTCATTGA
- a CDS encoding 2Fe-2S iron-sulfur cluster-binding protein — MGGTNPYIEKSDVELPTRPYSVTFVAPNGAVTKVQVDPSKIPFGVTGLPGSLLDIAMGHGIELEHVCGGVCACSTCHVIVKQGLESCNEGTDDEFDQLDEAPMTTLQSRLGCQCVPNGTKDIVVEIPAVNKNLVKEGH; from the coding sequence ATGGGAGGCACGAACCCTTATATTGAGAAAAGCGACGTCGAGTTACCGACACGTCCCTATAGTGTCACCTTTGTAGCACCGAACGGCGCGGTGACCAAGGTTCAGGTGGACCCCAGCAAGATCCCCTTTGGGGTGACCGGATTGCCGGGGAGTCTCCTTGATATCGCGATGGGACACGGAATCGAATTAGAGCATGTTTGCGGGGGAGTCTGTGCTTGTTCTACTTGCCATGTGATCGTCAAACAAGGTTTGGAGAGCTGCAATGAAGGTACGGACGATGAATTCGACCAGCTTGACGAGGCTCCGATGACGACCCTCCAATCACGCCTCGGCTGCCAGTGTGTGCCCAATGGAACCAAGGATATCGTGGTGGAGATCCCTGCCGTGAATAAGAACTTGGTCAAGGAAGGTCATTGA
- a CDS encoding iron-sulfur cluster assembly accessory protein yields MNEDATTQTPVITLSDAALKEVKRLINVQGITDGGLRLGVKGGGCSGLSYTINFDEKIGQYDQVYDFEGVKVIVDAKSAIYLQGTQLDYQKDLMGGSFKFVNPNANKTCGCGESFSA; encoded by the coding sequence ATGAACGAGGACGCGACAACCCAGACTCCGGTCATCACCCTCTCCGATGCCGCGTTGAAAGAGGTCAAGCGGCTTATCAACGTTCAGGGCATCACGGATGGCGGGTTACGCCTGGGGGTGAAAGGCGGCGGCTGCTCGGGCCTGAGTTACACGATCAATTTCGACGAAAAGATCGGGCAGTACGACCAGGTCTATGATTTCGAAGGGGTCAAAGTCATCGTTGATGCAAAGAGCGCCATCTATCTGCAAGGCACCCAACTGGATTACCAGAAGGATCTGATGGGCGGCTCGTTCAAGTTCGTCAATCCGAACGCCAATAAGACCTGCGGCTGCGGAGAGTCCTTCTCGGCCTAA
- the hscB gene encoding Fe-S protein assembly co-chaperone HscB — protein MARSMCWHCQSEVSGEYFCERCVKVQPVSKDADYFSCLGFPRRLNLDVQKLEASFYELSRAFHPDFYQNKTETEQAISLGNAATLNTAYRTLRDPIQRAEYLLSLEAGSVKDIRTSPPADLFEEILALQDTLDEYRAVDRASDAAQRLRPALQSEQRKLEERAKAIETQLHQLFTQWDELQDCGEATNESRSERERLLKEMRDLLSHRTYIGNIVRDLVATIE, from the coding sequence ATGGCTCGCAGCATGTGCTGGCACTGTCAATCCGAAGTGTCCGGCGAATATTTCTGCGAGCGTTGCGTCAAGGTGCAACCGGTTTCGAAAGACGCCGACTACTTCAGCTGCCTGGGCTTTCCCCGGCGGCTGAACCTCGACGTACAGAAGCTGGAGGCCTCATTCTACGAGCTCAGCCGCGCGTTTCATCCCGACTTCTACCAAAATAAGACTGAGACGGAACAGGCCATCAGCCTCGGCAACGCCGCCACCCTGAACACCGCCTATCGGACGCTTCGCGACCCGATTCAGCGTGCGGAATATCTGCTCTCGCTGGAAGCCGGCTCCGTGAAGGACATCCGAACCTCGCCTCCCGCCGATCTCTTCGAAGAAATCCTGGCATTGCAGGACACTCTCGACGAATACCGGGCTGTGGACCGCGCCTCCGATGCCGCGCAGCGACTTCGCCCGGCGCTCCAATCCGAACAACGCAAGCTGGAGGAACGGGCGAAAGCCATCGAGACGCAACTCCACCAACTGTTCACTCAATGGGACGAATTGCAGGATTGCGGCGAAGCGACGAACGAGTCCAGAAGCGAACGAGAGCGGCTGCTGAAAGAGATGCGCGACCTGCTGTCCCATCGCACCTACATCGGCAACATCGTTCGCGACCTCGTCGCCACGATCGAGTAA
- the gltX gene encoding glutamate--tRNA ligase, producing MSEVRVRFAPSPTGFLHIGGVRTALFNWLFARQQNGVFVLRIEDTDQGRSTEESIAAIIEGMKWVGLDWDEGPFRQTERVDLYRHHAMTLFEQGRAYWCVCRPEELETRRREAETLGLSPRYDGRCRNLGIAHPTGEAALRFKAPQDGQTVVDDLIKGKVVFDNSVLDDLIILRSNGYPTYNFSVVIDDALMGITHVVRGDDHLTNTPRQVPIFEALGFPVPLFGHLPMILGADKARLSKRHGATSIMAYKDMGYLPEAMVNYLVRLGWSHGDQEVFTRQELIEKFSWDHVQKSAAVFSPEKLQWLNAEYIRTSRPERVADALVPLLESAGLTEQVRSVSKEWLAQVVVLVKERVKTLADMVMWVTPYFGEAVPFDEEAAKKFLTPAAAPVLAKLLARFEAFRTYSKPDWEDTFKKLVEEEGWKMGQLAQPVRVALTGRTASPGLFEVMEVLGRDRTLFRLQQGIERARNS from the coding sequence ATGTCCGAGGTCCGTGTCCGATTCGCGCCGAGTCCCACCGGGTTTCTCCATATCGGTGGGGTCAGGACGGCCCTCTTCAATTGGCTCTTTGCCCGCCAGCAGAACGGAGTATTCGTTCTGCGAATCGAAGATACGGATCAAGGCCGATCGACGGAGGAATCGATCGCAGCCATCATCGAAGGGATGAAATGGGTCGGACTGGATTGGGATGAGGGGCCCTTCCGTCAGACCGAGCGCGTGGACCTCTATCGCCACCATGCCATGACCCTGTTTGAGCAGGGGCGCGCCTACTGGTGCGTCTGCAGGCCCGAGGAGCTGGAGACGCGTCGACGGGAAGCCGAGACATTGGGACTCTCGCCGCGCTACGACGGTCGCTGCCGCAACCTCGGTATCGCCCATCCTACCGGAGAGGCCGCCCTCCGCTTCAAGGCGCCGCAGGACGGCCAGACGGTGGTCGACGACCTGATCAAGGGGAAGGTGGTGTTCGACAACTCGGTATTGGATGATCTCATCATCCTTCGGTCGAACGGCTATCCGACCTATAATTTCTCCGTCGTCATCGATGATGCGTTGATGGGGATCACCCACGTCGTACGCGGGGACGACCATCTGACCAATACCCCGCGCCAAGTCCCGATCTTCGAGGCTCTTGGTTTCCCGGTTCCCCTGTTCGGCCACTTGCCGATGATTCTGGGGGCGGACAAGGCCCGCCTCTCGAAGCGACATGGGGCGACGTCGATCATGGCCTACAAAGATATGGGGTATCTGCCCGAAGCCATGGTGAATTATCTGGTTCGACTCGGATGGTCTCATGGCGATCAGGAGGTTTTTACCAGACAGGAACTGATCGAGAAGTTTTCCTGGGACCACGTACAGAAGTCCGCCGCGGTGTTCAGTCCGGAGAAGCTTCAGTGGTTGAATGCCGAATATATCCGGACCAGCCGGCCGGAGCGGGTGGCTGACGCGCTGGTTCCTCTACTGGAGTCGGCCGGATTGACGGAGCAGGTTCGCTCGGTGTCGAAGGAATGGTTGGCCCAAGTTGTCGTGCTGGTCAAGGAGCGGGTAAAGACGCTGGCCGATATGGTGATGTGGGTTACGCCCTATTTCGGCGAAGCGGTCCCATTCGATGAGGAGGCCGCAAAAAAATTCCTGACGCCGGCCGCCGCTCCGGTTCTGGCAAAGCTGTTGGCGCGGTTCGAGGCGTTCCGGACCTATTCTAAGCCGGATTGGGAGGACACCTTCAAGAAGCTGGTCGAAGAGGAAGGGTGGAAGATGGGACAACTGGCGCAGCCGGTCCGCGTCGCGCTCACCGGCCGTACTGCGAGTCCAGGCCTCTTCGAAGTGATGGAGGTACTCGGTCGGGACCGAACTCTATTCAGGCTTCAGCAGGGGATCGAACGGGCGAGAAACTCCTAG
- a CDS encoding FAD-dependent oxidoreductase has product MAELTQWATLLSVTDLTPQVRQLVLLPKERPLSFSPGQWVSLKLPVGPNPPLNRAYSMAAPGTASGELTLILDRVVEGLGSGYLYGLSPGNDVQLSGPYGNFTLPPRLDHELLLIGRFTGLVPIRCMLKQMYSQQRTESVLLIAVAPDEDELLFHHEFLTLAVHHPGFRYLPLVAAGGAQQGVDLVLSMLRPLMSGGPTMLPMLCGTKNFVRPLRAYFVEAGYERKEVKTETYD; this is encoded by the coding sequence ATGGCGGAACTCACTCAGTGGGCTACGCTGCTGTCCGTCACCGATCTCACACCGCAAGTTCGGCAGCTGGTACTGCTCCCGAAAGAGCGTCCGCTCTCGTTCAGCCCGGGTCAATGGGTCTCGCTCAAACTACCGGTGGGCCCCAACCCTCCGCTCAACCGAGCGTACTCGATGGCGGCGCCGGGTACGGCTTCGGGCGAACTCACGCTGATATTGGATCGGGTCGTCGAAGGGCTGGGATCCGGCTATCTCTACGGACTGAGTCCAGGCAACGACGTCCAATTGTCCGGTCCCTATGGCAACTTTACGCTTCCTCCTCGACTCGACCACGAACTCCTGCTCATCGGTCGCTTTACGGGCTTGGTCCCCATCCGCTGTATGCTGAAGCAGATGTACTCGCAGCAGCGAACGGAATCCGTTCTGCTGATCGCGGTCGCTCCGGACGAGGATGAACTGCTGTTTCATCACGAGTTCTTGACCTTGGCCGTCCACCATCCGGGCTTCCGGTATCTGCCGCTGGTCGCGGCTGGTGGAGCGCAACAGGGCGTCGATCTGGTTCTTTCGATGCTGCGCCCGTTGATGAGCGGGGGCCCCACAATGCTGCCTATGCTGTGCGGAACCAAAAACTTCGTGCGGCCGCTGCGGGCCTATTTCGTCGAGGCAGGATATGAACGGAAGGAGGTCAAGACTGAAACATATGACTGA
- a CDS encoding PBP1A family penicillin-binding protein, with protein sequence MSTIDRPVQLSDTPRRPPPKRHWRWWQIAVLCVLGLGLAGVLALAGLLWHYSQDLPDLNQLQNYQPSLVTQVYSSDRQLIGQFFIERRILTPLSAVPEQLRRAVIAVEDVRFFEHPGLDYIGILRAAWTNVRRGGKVEGASTITQQLARSLFLSSERTFDRKVRELVVAYKMELVSSKEQILELYLNQIYFGQGAYGVASAAQSYFGKDLSALSVAEAAFLAGLPKSPNHFSPFKNFERAKKRQEHVLARMEDAGFLTGVEREKAASEQLNFRRPGSEQVAPYFVEYVRQLLIAKYGEAMVYKGGLKVMTTLNLEMQQAAESAFAAGLREIDKRQGWRGPVRTVDLASVPPAAAVGASSQPVKVGDYREAVVVKIGKDFYDIQVGDTQAKLTFDDMAWAKRKLTGPDATKDFVVNPNPKQILKPGDVVEVAVKKVEKDIVFVQLEQTPLVEGALIAMEPGKGAIRAMVGGFDFNRSEYNRAVQAHRQPGSAFKPLIYAAAVDQGMSPASVVLDAPVVYEQIEEEKTWKPENYGKRFHGLVSLRDALAQSHNLATVRLLEKVGVRNVIEFSKAVGISSPLASDLSLALGSSSVGLMELTSAYGVFLNQGNRAEPYAIFFVKDNQEKVLELAEPEGQDVISKETAYLITNMMEDVVQKGTGQAAKALGRPVAGKTGTTNDFINAWFIGGTPNLVAGVFVGFDDRRSLGETESGAHAALPIWINFMRTALKQVPVVPFVIPEGITFVKVDPSTGLLNNDVEDQPGSVEIFTKGSEPTQAAQRRLDPTDFYKLDQIAEGSQ encoded by the coding sequence ATGTCAACGATCGATCGGCCAGTTCAACTCTCGGATACCCCTCGCCGACCACCGCCCAAGCGACACTGGCGCTGGTGGCAGATCGCGGTGTTGTGCGTGCTTGGGCTCGGACTGGCCGGGGTGCTCGCGCTGGCGGGCTTGCTGTGGCACTACTCTCAGGACCTGCCGGACTTGAATCAGCTGCAGAACTACCAGCCAAGCCTCGTGACGCAGGTGTATTCGTCAGACCGCCAGCTGATCGGCCAGTTCTTCATCGAGCGCCGGATTTTGACGCCGCTCTCGGCCGTCCCGGAGCAGCTGCGACGAGCTGTCATCGCGGTCGAGGACGTCCGGTTTTTTGAGCACCCAGGTCTGGACTATATCGGCATCCTGCGGGCGGCCTGGACCAACGTGCGCCGCGGTGGAAAAGTCGAAGGCGCCAGCACGATCACGCAGCAACTGGCCCGCTCGCTCTTCCTCTCTTCCGAGCGGACGTTCGATCGGAAAGTGCGGGAACTGGTGGTGGCCTACAAGATGGAGCTCGTGTCGTCCAAGGAACAGATCCTCGAGCTGTATCTGAATCAGATCTATTTCGGTCAAGGCGCGTACGGAGTGGCCTCCGCGGCGCAGTCCTACTTCGGCAAGGACCTGTCCGCGCTGTCCGTGGCGGAAGCGGCGTTCCTCGCCGGGCTTCCCAAATCGCCCAATCATTTTTCTCCGTTCAAGAACTTCGAGCGAGCCAAAAAGCGCCAAGAGCATGTGCTCGCCCGCATGGAAGATGCCGGATTCCTGACCGGCGTGGAACGCGAGAAAGCCGCCTCGGAGCAGTTGAACTTTCGACGGCCCGGCAGCGAGCAAGTCGCGCCGTATTTCGTGGAATATGTCCGCCAACTGCTGATCGCGAAGTATGGGGAGGCCATGGTCTACAAGGGTGGACTCAAGGTCATGACCACGCTGAATCTGGAGATGCAGCAAGCAGCGGAATCCGCTTTTGCCGCGGGGTTGCGCGAGATCGACAAGCGTCAGGGCTGGCGCGGGCCGGTTCGGACTGTGGACCTCGCTTCGGTGCCTCCGGCCGCGGCGGTGGGTGCCTCGTCCCAGCCGGTGAAGGTGGGGGACTACCGGGAAGCCGTGGTCGTCAAGATCGGAAAGGATTTCTATGACATCCAGGTCGGAGACACCCAGGCCAAATTGACGTTCGACGACATGGCCTGGGCCAAGCGGAAGCTGACAGGGCCCGACGCAACTAAAGATTTCGTCGTCAATCCGAATCCGAAACAGATTCTCAAGCCCGGCGACGTGGTCGAGGTCGCCGTCAAGAAGGTCGAGAAGGACATCGTCTTCGTCCAATTGGAACAGACCCCGCTTGTAGAAGGGGCATTGATTGCGATGGAGCCCGGCAAGGGTGCCATCCGAGCCATGGTCGGGGGCTTCGACTTCAATCGTAGCGAGTACAATCGCGCGGTGCAGGCCCACCGGCAGCCCGGCTCCGCCTTCAAGCCGCTGATTTACGCGGCGGCCGTCGATCAGGGGATGAGTCCCGCCTCCGTCGTGTTGGATGCTCCGGTCGTGTATGAGCAAATAGAAGAGGAGAAGACCTGGAAGCCGGAGAATTACGGCAAGCGATTCCACGGCTTGGTGAGCCTTCGCGATGCGCTGGCCCAGTCGCACAACCTGGCCACCGTCCGGTTGCTGGAGAAAGTCGGCGTTAGGAACGTCATCGAGTTCTCCAAAGCGGTCGGGATCTCCAGTCCGTTGGCTTCCGACCTGTCGCTGGCGCTGGGATCCTCCTCGGTCGGGCTGATGGAACTGACGTCGGCGTACGGTGTGTTTCTCAACCAGGGCAATCGCGCCGAGCCTTATGCGATCTTTTTTGTGAAGGACAACCAGGAGAAGGTGCTCGAGCTCGCGGAACCGGAGGGCCAGGATGTCATTTCCAAGGAAACGGCCTATTTGATCACCAACATGATGGAAGACGTCGTGCAGAAGGGAACCGGTCAGGCGGCCAAAGCGCTGGGACGTCCCGTTGCCGGAAAGACGGGCACGACTAACGATTTCATCAATGCCTGGTTCATCGGCGGGACGCCCAATCTGGTCGCGGGTGTTTTCGTGGGTTTCGACGACCGCCGTTCACTTGGAGAAACGGAATCCGGTGCCCATGCGGCTCTGCCGATCTGGATCAATTTCATGAGGACGGCGTTGAAACAGGTTCCGGTGGTGCCGTTCGTCATCCCGGAAGGCATCACGTTCGTCAAGGTCGATCCCTCGACCGGGCTGTTGAACAACGACGTGGAAGATCAGCCGGGCAGCGTTGAGATCTTTACGAAAGGCAGTGAGCCGACACAGGCGGCCCAGCGGCGATTGGATCCGACGGATTTTTACAAGCTGGATCAGATAGCGGAAGGAAGTCAGTGA
- a CDS encoding Rrf2 family transcriptional regulator produces MLKISKKADYALMALQHIASVQSGDVTPGRVVNTKEIAEEYNIPLELLAKVLQTLAKHDMIESHNGPKGGYVLGRSAGEITIAQILESIEGPLGITDCSHEKDGDVCSQREHCNIRTPLLKVQDSIYQLLNNMTLQDMLGGTPLITIQSSTAQGVQ; encoded by the coding sequence ATGTTGAAGATTTCAAAAAAAGCTGATTACGCCCTGATGGCCCTTCAGCACATCGCATCGGTCCAGTCAGGCGATGTCACTCCGGGCCGTGTGGTCAACACCAAAGAGATTGCGGAGGAGTACAACATTCCACTCGAACTCCTGGCCAAGGTGCTTCAGACCCTGGCCAAGCATGACATGATCGAAAGTCACAATGGCCCCAAGGGAGGCTATGTGTTGGGGCGAAGCGCCGGCGAGATTACGATCGCGCAAATTCTTGAGAGCATTGAAGGCCCTCTGGGTATTACCGACTGCTCCCACGAGAAGGACGGCGATGTGTGCTCACAGCGGGAGCACTGCAATATCCGCACGCCGTTATTGAAGGTGCAAGACAGCATTTATCAGTTGCTCAACAACATGACGCTCCAGGACATGCTGGGCGGCACACCGCTAATAACCATTCAGTCATCCACGGCGCAAGGAGTCCAATAA